In the genome of Pseudomonas sp. P5_109, one region contains:
- a CDS encoding FMN-dependent NADH-azoreductase produces MKLLHIDSSILGDNSASRQLSGEVVKAWQAAESTAVVTYRDLAADAISHFSANTLVAAGTTAELRDAAQQHEAELSASTLAEFLAADAVVIAAPMYNFTIPTQLKAWIDRIAVAGQTFRYTEAGPEGLCGGKKVVIVSTSGGMHAGQATGVAHEEYLKLLFGFIGVTDIEIVRAEGLAYGDDVRNKAMSAAHAQISEQLFAAA; encoded by the coding sequence ATGAAACTGCTGCATATCGATTCGAGCATCCTGGGCGACAACTCGGCTTCCCGTCAGTTGAGCGGTGAAGTCGTCAAGGCCTGGCAAGCCGCCGAGTCAACCGCCGTGGTGACCTACCGTGACCTGGCCGCCGACGCGATCAGCCACTTCTCGGCCAACACCCTGGTTGCCGCCGGCACCACTGCTGAACTGCGCGACGCCGCACAACAGCACGAAGCCGAACTGAGTGCCTCGACCCTGGCCGAATTCCTCGCCGCCGATGCCGTGGTGATTGCCGCACCGATGTACAACTTCACCATCCCGACTCAGTTGAAGGCCTGGATCGACCGTATCGCCGTTGCCGGTCAGACCTTCCGCTACACCGAAGCGGGCCCTGAAGGCCTGTGCGGCGGCAAGAAAGTGGTGATCGTCTCGACGTCTGGCGGCATGCACGCCGGTCAGGCAACCGGTGTTGCCCACGAAGAATACTTGAAGTTGCTGTTCGGTTTCATCGGCGTCACCGACATCGAAATCGTCCGCGCCGAAGGCCTGGCTTACGGTGACGACGTGCGCAACAAAGCCATGAGCGCTGCCCACGCGCAAATCAGCGAGCAGTTGTTCGCCGCCGCGTAA
- a CDS encoding LysR substrate-binding domain-containing protein has product MQDLNDLYYFAKVVEAGGFAAAGRLLGIPKSRLSRRIAELEERLGARLLQRTTRQLKLTAVGERYLRHCQAMLLEAEMADEAVASMSSEPRGRLRVSCPVGLAHEILPGVISDFLERFPQVQLEVMLLNRRVDLVNEGIDVALRVRELGDEDPLLVTRRLRQAQMLMVASPGFLVGREINHPEDLKSLPVLGALEPDRMVHIRMLDQKGKSCELALEARLGIDDFIVRKASTLSGLGFTMLPMMYCEQELENGSLVQLLPDWSLPGGWLQAVYPHRRGVMPAVRAWIDHLVESFNACGERLL; this is encoded by the coding sequence ATGCAAGACCTCAACGACCTGTATTACTTCGCCAAAGTCGTGGAAGCCGGGGGATTCGCGGCAGCCGGGCGTTTGCTGGGCATCCCCAAGTCCCGACTGTCACGTCGCATCGCCGAACTGGAAGAACGCCTTGGCGCACGATTACTGCAACGCACCACCCGACAGCTGAAACTGACTGCCGTGGGTGAACGCTACCTCAGGCACTGTCAGGCGATGCTGCTGGAGGCGGAAATGGCCGACGAGGCCGTGGCCAGCATGTCCAGCGAGCCCCGTGGACGCTTGCGGGTGTCCTGCCCGGTCGGGCTGGCCCACGAAATATTGCCGGGGGTGATCAGCGACTTTCTGGAGCGGTTTCCGCAAGTCCAGCTGGAGGTCATGCTGCTCAACCGGCGGGTCGACCTGGTGAACGAAGGCATTGACGTGGCCCTGCGCGTGCGCGAACTGGGCGACGAAGATCCGCTGCTGGTCACCCGCCGCCTGCGCCAGGCGCAGATGCTGATGGTCGCCAGCCCCGGTTTTCTCGTTGGCCGCGAGATCAATCATCCCGAGGATCTGAAAAGCCTGCCGGTACTTGGTGCCCTCGAACCCGACCGCATGGTGCACATCCGCATGCTGGATCAAAAGGGTAAAAGTTGTGAACTCGCGCTCGAGGCACGGCTGGGCATCGACGACTTTATCGTGCGCAAGGCCAGCACCCTCTCCGGTCTGGGCTTTACGATGCTGCCCATGATGTATTGCGAGCAGGAACTGGAAAACGGCTCGCTGGTGCAGTTGTTACCCGACTGGTCGTTGCCCGGTGGCTGGCTGCAAGCGGTCTATCCTCATCGACGCGGAGTGATGCCGGCGGTACGCGCCTGGATTGACCATTTGGTCGAATCCTTCAATGCCTGTGGGGAAAGATTGTTATGA
- a CDS encoding MmcQ/YjbR family DNA-binding protein, producing MKAGRMSEEDVAKYCLTLPGAREDYKWGGVRVFSIAGNKMFALQGLRGDSLAFKVDKDLFLGYCDRPGIHPAPYLARAQWIIMETPYPLGSEELQGLLQRSHQLVVSRLPKRTQVGLLL from the coding sequence ATGAAAGCTGGACGGATGAGCGAAGAGGATGTCGCGAAGTATTGCCTGACCCTGCCCGGCGCTCGGGAAGACTATAAATGGGGAGGCGTGCGGGTGTTTTCGATTGCCGGGAACAAGATGTTCGCCTTGCAGGGGTTACGGGGTGATTCCCTGGCCTTCAAGGTCGACAAGGACTTGTTTCTCGGCTATTGCGACCGCCCGGGGATTCATCCGGCGCCTTATCTGGCGCGCGCGCAGTGGATCATCATGGAAACGCCCTACCCGCTCGGTAGCGAAGAACTACAGGGTTTGCTGCAGCGCTCCCATCAATTGGTGGTGAGCAGACTGCCAAAGCGGACTCAAGTCGGACTCCTGTTATAA
- a CDS encoding DUF1294 domain-containing protein — translation MSDSRSRNNPGRQSGGQVRYPRLKWLVFAILCALPLSGSVSFWLHGESLIPLAAYGIVSVVTFILYWSDKRKARAEQWRTPENVLHALELAGGWPGALLAQQAFRHKTRKVSFQLVFWLIVLLHQVFWIDHLFLGANLFALF, via the coding sequence GTGAGTGACTCGCGCTCGCGCAATAACCCCGGACGCCAGTCCGGGGGACAGGTCCGTTATCCACGGCTGAAGTGGCTGGTGTTTGCCATCCTGTGCGCGTTGCCGCTGTCGGGTTCGGTGTCGTTCTGGCTGCATGGGGAGTCTCTGATTCCCCTGGCGGCCTACGGCATCGTCAGCGTCGTGACGTTTATCCTGTACTGGAGCGACAAGCGCAAGGCGCGCGCCGAGCAATGGCGCACACCGGAGAATGTCCTGCATGCGCTGGAACTCGCCGGAGGCTGGCCCGGGGCGTTGTTGGCCCAGCAAGCGTTTCGACACAAAACGCGCAAGGTGTCGTTTCAGTTGGTGTTCTGGCTCATCGTGCTGCTGCACCAAGTGTTCTGGATCGATCACCTGTTCCTCGGCGCAAACCTGTTCGCCTTGTTCTGA
- a CDS encoding undecaprenyl-diphosphate phosphatase: MDLWTAFQALILGVVEGLTEFLPISSTGHQIIVADLLGFGGERAMAFNIIIQLGAILAVVWEFRRKIFDVVIGLPTQPGARRFTANLLIAFLPAVVLGVIFADLIHEYLFNPITVATALVIGGIIMLWAERRQHEVHAETVDDITWKDALKVGFAQCLAMIPGTSRSGSTIIGGLLFGLSRKTATEFSFFLAMPTMVGAAVYSGYKYRHLFVPADFPVFAIGFVTAFIFAMIAVRGLLKFIANHSYAAFAWYRIVFGLIILATWQFGWVDWSAAKP, from the coding sequence ATGGATCTTTGGACCGCCTTTCAGGCATTGATTCTTGGGGTTGTAGAAGGGCTGACCGAGTTCCTGCCCATTTCCAGTACGGGCCACCAGATCATCGTGGCCGACTTGCTCGGCTTCGGCGGCGAGCGGGCGATGGCGTTCAACATCATCATTCAACTGGGTGCCATCCTGGCGGTGGTGTGGGAGTTTCGCCGCAAGATCTTCGACGTGGTCATCGGCCTGCCGACCCAGCCGGGGGCCCGGCGGTTTACCGCGAATCTGTTGATCGCGTTCTTGCCGGCCGTGGTGTTGGGCGTCATCTTTGCCGACCTGATCCACGAGTACTTGTTCAATCCGATCACCGTGGCAACGGCACTGGTCATAGGCGGCATCATCATGCTGTGGGCCGAGCGCCGTCAGCATGAAGTGCACGCCGAAACCGTGGACGACATCACCTGGAAAGATGCCCTGAAAGTTGGCTTCGCCCAATGCCTGGCCATGATTCCGGGCACTTCGCGTTCGGGCTCGACGATCATCGGCGGGTTGCTGTTCGGCCTGTCGCGCAAGACCGCTACCGAGTTCTCGTTCTTCCTGGCGATGCCTACCATGGTCGGCGCGGCGGTGTACTCGGGTTATAAATACCGCCACCTGTTTGTCCCGGCGGATTTCCCGGTGTTCGCGATCGGCTTCGTCACCGCGTTCATCTTCGCGATGATTGCCGTCCGCGGGCTGCTCAAGTTCATCGCCAACCACAGCTATGCGGCGTTTGCCTGGTATCGCATCGTGTTCGGCCTGATCATCCTGGCGACCTGGCAATTCGGCTGGGTTGACTGGAGCGCGGCCAAGCCGTGA
- the pnuC gene encoding nicotinamide riboside transporter PnuC, whose translation MSGLELFAAALGVIAVWLTVKQNPWCWPIGLVMVLLYSWIFFEVKLYSDMLLQIVYAALQLYGWWQWTRVGETTHGREVSRLDARSVVLSLAIGAVGSLLLGAAMAHWTDAAQPWLDAALTGFSLVAQVWMAQKRVQCWPLWIALDVIFVGLFIYKDLYLTATLYGLFAVIAVQGWREWRSDPALRA comes from the coding sequence ATGTCCGGGCTTGAACTGTTTGCCGCCGCCCTCGGTGTCATTGCCGTCTGGCTGACAGTCAAACAGAACCCCTGGTGCTGGCCCATCGGCCTGGTCATGGTGCTGCTATACAGCTGGATCTTTTTTGAGGTGAAGCTGTATTCGGACATGCTGCTGCAAATCGTCTATGCCGCCTTGCAACTTTACGGCTGGTGGCAGTGGACGCGGGTGGGTGAAACGACCCATGGCCGCGAAGTCAGCCGGCTCGACGCTCGATCCGTGGTGTTGAGCCTTGCCATTGGCGCAGTCGGCAGTCTGTTGCTGGGGGCGGCCATGGCCCACTGGACCGATGCCGCGCAACCCTGGCTCGATGCGGCGCTGACCGGGTTCAGCCTGGTGGCGCAAGTCTGGATGGCGCAAAAACGCGTGCAGTGCTGGCCGTTGTGGATCGCCCTGGATGTGATTTTCGTCGGGCTGTTCATCTATAAGGACCTGTACCTGACCGCCACCCTGTATGGGCTGTTCGCGGTTATCGCCGTGCAGGGCTGGCGCGAATGGCGCTCCGATCCGGCATTGCGCGCATGA
- a CDS encoding AAA family ATPase, translated as MKVLVLTGPESSGKSWLAAELQQRFGGILVDEYVRWFIEQNPRDTTLADITPIARGQLAWEDQARAQQPPLLILDTHLLSNILWSHTLFGECPVWIEQALLDRHYDLHLLLSPEHVDWTDDGQRCQPRLSERQAFFEQTLTWLERHAQPVQVLRGDWAQRRLQALNAVTRLLDA; from the coding sequence ATGAAAGTCCTGGTCCTCACAGGCCCCGAATCCAGCGGTAAAAGCTGGCTGGCGGCGGAGTTGCAACAGCGTTTCGGCGGGATTCTGGTTGACGAGTATGTGCGCTGGTTCATTGAGCAGAATCCGCGGGACACCACGCTGGCCGACATCACGCCCATCGCCCGCGGTCAATTGGCATGGGAAGACCAGGCTCGGGCGCAACAACCGCCATTGCTCATCCTCGACACGCACCTGCTGAGCAACATCCTCTGGAGTCACACCCTGTTTGGCGAATGCCCCGTTTGGATTGAGCAAGCATTACTGGACCGGCATTACGACTTGCACTTGCTGCTGTCGCCGGAACACGTCGACTGGACGGATGACGGCCAGCGTTGCCAGCCCCGATTGAGTGAGCGCCAGGCCTTTTTCGAGCAGACCCTGACGTGGCTTGAGCGCCACGCACAACCGGTTCAAGTACTGCGCGGAGATTGGGCGCAACGCCGACTCCAGGCACTGAATGCCGTGACCCGATTGCTCGACGCCTGA